A section of the Telopea speciosissima isolate NSW1024214 ecotype Mountain lineage chromosome 3, Tspe_v1, whole genome shotgun sequence genome encodes:
- the LOC122654625 gene encoding uncharacterized protein LOC122654625 isoform X2 encodes MENNSETGDDQGSGWFEVRKKHRTGSKLSIQNLVGGISSKSPSNSLRSRSFPNEKNGNSQANRKSQPSKAGADLASHLQVGHGNSFLVAEEAEKAGKCVAKHRVNQDLEHPNSSPVRLRPISGAGLESGTECVKKVTQEEKVDIVPKIKWGDLEDDALVLHCHNADQTKIKFGDIGDDTIVGSRKAVNSNDSLPCVPSCTDSQEEKRVVTLLCSNHVPDQLNSLVSRDESAEENHKEAVEISSKGMGMPDLVENSEEINHDTFGLVSNDSANVVRLNNPASQNCGVEEFPTPRSVEVLKDKSYDGALDISELPPLNEISSTDLGVQVSLSLPIQTISPEAPSDVLITAAAEECRASQCGTLNGDLPKIEIMTTLEEGESGESKERFRQRLWCFLFENLNRAIDELYLLCELECDLEQMKEAILVLEEAASDFNELNSRVEGFESVKRSSSMCSMQVNMKMDHRRPHALSWEVRRMTSSPHRAEILSSSLDAFKKIQQERASICPDLDARGLGTGYPNSDHVSAVDSRKSSQRNNVLVYGKESVIKLRKQNAILDLGQGILNGEKRNFVEGGQSSKAYSEQNGRMPLQRSTPDEASRVSLKDGPAASGVEKSVLKKDKLSMESKVEKNSKSVDSIKRQIPPDKEKAKDKRNMACWKSMDAWKERRNWEDILASPLRSYSRVSHSPGMSRKSVERARVLRDKLMSPEKKKKNALDLKKEAEEKHTRAMRIRSELENERVQRLQRTSEKLNRVNEWQAVRSMKLREGMYARHQRSESRHEAYLAEVVRRAGDESSKVNEVRFITSLNEENKKLMLRQKLQGSELRRAEKLLVMKSKQKEDMAREEAVVERRKLLEAEKLQRLAETQRKKEEAQIRREEERKASSAAREAKAIEQQRRKESRAKAQQEEAELLAQKLAERLSESEHRRKFYLEQIRERASMDFRDQSLPSLRRSANKEVQGRFASTNNDEDYQVNSISGVGGPAPGTGNAALQHSLKRRIKKIRQRLMALKYELPEPPVGAESAGIGYRSVLGTARAKIGRWLQELQRLRQARKEGAGSIGLIVGDIIKFLEGKETELHASRQAGLLDFIASALPASHTSRPETCQVTVYFLRLLRVVLSIPANRSYFLAQNLLPPIIPMLSAALENYIKIAASLNVPGSTNLSTSKMSMENFESISEVLEGYLWTVAMIIGHISSDERQLQMQDGLLELVISYQVIHHLRDLFALYDRPQMEGSPFPSSILLSLNLLAVLTSRPRTISSINWESFPSKFVSVNETQGAKFAEPTDLSISSVNTTDEDNRSLLIAPSVSKDISLSDMMEGRPLDESCKINKVDESVSSARDPDKELTDTTIELNDVNSAVKMHVTDFSFESQKSLCEGNNKSLPLKVEKSSKDFGDEQKNENIPSLKPPAAFLLSAITETGLVSLLSLLTAVLLQANNRLSSEQASYVLPSNFEEVATGVLKVLNNLTLLDITLMQRMLQHKSFNISQLCHRLPHELCTG; translated from the exons ATGGAGAACAATAGTGAAACTGGGGATGATCAAGGATCGGGATGGTTCGAAGTGAGAAAG AAGCATAGAACTGGTTCCAAGCTCTCTATACAAAATTTGGTGGGGGGAATTTCAAGCAAAAGCCCTTCTAATTCTCTGCGCAGTCGGTCCTTCCCAAATGAAAAGAACGGAAATTCACAGGCCAACAGGAAATCTCAACCTTCCAAAGCTGGGGCTGATTTGGCATCACATTTGCAGGTTGGTCATGGGAATTCTTTTTTGGTGGCCGAAGAAGCAGAGAAAGCTGGCAAATGTGTTGCTAAACATAGGGTTAATCAAGATTTGGAGCATCCCAACTCGTCTCCCGTTAGACTTAGACCCATTAGTGGTGCAGGTTTGGAGAGTGGAACCGAATGTGTTAAAAAAGTTACTCAGGAGGAAAAGGTGGATATAGTGCCCAAAATCAAGTGGGGCGATTTAGAAGATGATGCTTTGGTACTGCATTGCCACAATGCTgatcaaactaaaataaaatttggtgATATTGGGGATGATACCATAGTGGGTTCTAGAAAGGCTGTGAATTCCAATGATTCATTGCCATGTGTCCCTTCATGTACTGATTCTCAGGAGGAGAAACGGGTGGTAACACTTCTATGTTCAAATCATGTTCCTGATCAGTTGAATTCATTGGTTTCAAGGGATGAATCAGCTGAGGAGAATCATAAAGAGGCGGTAGAGATATCCTCTAAAGGTATGGGTATGCCAGATTTAGTTGAAAATTCGGAGGAGATTAACCATGATACCTTCGGACTCGTTAGTAATGACTCTGCTAATGTTGTGCGGTTGAACAATCCAGCTAGTCAAAACTGTGGTGTTGAAGAGTTTCCAACCCCTAGGTCTGTTGAAGTTCTGAAAGACAAATCTTATGATGGTGCTTTAGACATTTCTGAATTACCACCTTTAAATGAAATTTCAAGTACTGATCTGGGTGTTCAAGTTTCACTTTCACTTCCAATCCAAACTATTAGTCCTGAAGCTCCCAGTGATGTTTTAATAACAGCTGCTGCAGAAGAATGTAGAGCGTCACAATGTGGTACACTAAATGGGGATTTACCGAAGATTGAGATAATGACCACTTTAGAAGAGGGTGAATCAGGTGAAAGCAAAGAAAGATTTAGGCAACGGCTTTGGTGCTTTCTCTTTGAGAATCTTAACAGAGCCATAGATGAACTTTATCTTCTTTGTGAATTGGAATGTGATTTGGAGCAGATGAAAGAGGCCAttcttgttcttgaagaggCTGCATCTGATTTTAATGAACTAAATTCCAGAGTGGAAGGATTTGAGAGTGTAAAAAGATCTTCGTCAATGTGTTCGATGCAAGTGAACATGAAGATGGACCACCGCAGGCCACATGCTCTCTCCTGGGAG GTTCGAAGAATGACATCATCACCTCACAGAGCTGAAATACTGTCTTCATCTCTTGATGCTTTCAAGAAAATTCAACAGGAAAGAGCTAGCATTTGCCCAGATCTTGATGCAAGAGGCTTGGGAACTGGGTATCCAAATTCTGATCATGTTTCGGCTGTTGATTCGAGGAAGTCATCTCAGAGAAATAATGTATTAGTATATGGCAAAGAATCAGTAATAAAATTAAGGAAGCAGAATGCAATTTTGGATCTTGGTCAGGGCATCTTGAATGGAGAAAAGAGGAATTTTGTGGAAGGCGGCCAGTCAAGCAAAGCATATTCAGAGCAAAATGGACGCATGCCTCTGCAGAGATCCACTCCTGATGAAGCATCTCGGGTATCTTTGAAGGATGGCCCTGCTGCTTCTGGAGTGGAGAAGTCAGTTCTCAAAAAGGATAAATTGTCGATGGAAAGTAAGGTTGAGAAAAATTCGAAATCTGTGGATTCCATCAAAAGACAAATTCCACCTGACAAAGAGAAGGCAAAGGACAAGAGAAACATGGCATGTTGGAAATCCATGGATGcttggaaggagagaaggaattGGGAGGATATCCTTGCATCTCCACTGCGTAGCTATTCCCGTGTTTCACATTCACCAGGCATGAGCAGGAAAAGTGTGGAACGTGCACGGGTTTTGCGTGATAAACTAATGTCTccggaaaagaaaaagaagaatgctTTGGATTTGAAAAAGGAAGCGGAAGAAAAGCATACACGGGCAATGAGGATTAGAAGTGAGTTGGAGAACGAGAGAGTGCAAAGACTGCAGCGTACATCAGAGAAATTAAACCGTGTTAACGAATGGCAGGCAGTCCGCAGCATGAAGTTGCGGGAGGGAATGTATGCTCGCCACCAGCGTAGTGAATCACGGCACGAGGCTTATCTGGCTGAAGTTGTGCGAAGAGCTGGTGATGAAAGCAGTAAAGTCAATGAGGTCCGCTTCATTACTTCACTAAATGAAGAGAATAAAAAGCTTATGCTCCGACAGAAACTTCAAGGTTCAGAACTTAGGAGAGCTGAAAAGCTTCTGGTGATGAAGAGTAAACAGAAAGAGGATATGGCGAGGGAAGAAGCAGTGGTAGAACGTAGGAAACTCCTTGAAGCTGAAAAGCTGCAGCGACTTGCTGAGACACAgcggaagaaggaagaagctcaaataagaagagaagaggaacgCAAGGCCTCAAGTGCAGCACGTGAAGCAAAAGCCATAGAACAACAACGAAGAAAGGAATCCAGAGCCAAAGCCCAACAAGAGGAAGCTGAACTCTTAGCCCAAAAATTAGCAGAAAGACTTAGTGAAAGTGAACACCGTAGAAAGTTCTATCTAGAGCAAATACGGGAGAGAGCTTCAATGGATTTCAGAGACCAGTCATTGCCTTCACTACGCCGCTCTGCAAACAAGGAGGTCCAGGGTAGATTCGCATCAACCAACAATGATGAAGATTACCAAGTGAATAGCATTTCAGGTGTAGGAGGTCCTGCTCCGGGGACTGGCAATGCTGCACTGCAGCATTCTTTGAAGCGAAGGATTAAAAAAATTCGACAAAGACTGATGGCTCTTAAATATGAACTCCCTGAGCCTCCAGTTGGTGCTGAAAGTGCAGGTATTGGATATAGATCTGTATTGGGAACTGCACGGGCTAAAATTGGGAGATGGCTTCAGGAACTTCAAAGACTTAGGCAGGCCAGAAAGGAAGGGGCTGGAAGTATAGGATTAATAGTTGGAGACATAATCAAG TTTTTGGAGGGAAAGGAAACTGAACTTCATGCATCTCGCCAAGCTGGATTGCTTGACTTTATTGCTTCTGCACTGCCTGCATCTCACACATCGAGGCCTGAAACATGCCAGGTGACTGTATACTTTTTAAGACTTCTGAGGGTGGTACTCTCCATTCCTGCAAACAGGAGTTATTTTCTTGCACAAAATCTGTTGCCTCCAATTATCCCGATGCTTTCTGCAGCTCTTGAGAACTATATCAAGATTGCAGCTTCGTTGAATGTTCCTGGAAGCACCAACCTGTCGACGAGCAAAATGTCAATGGAGAATTTTGAGTCCATCTCTGAAGTGTTAGAAGGCTATTTATGGACTGTTGCTATGATTATTGGTCATATCTCCTCTGATGAGCGACAACTTCAAATGCAGGATGGTTTACTGGAGCTTGTGATTTCTTATCAAGTTATTCACCATCTTCGAGATCTCTTCGCTCTGTATGATAGGCCTCAGATGGAAGGGTCTCCTTTTCCTTCATCTATTCTACTTAGTTTAAATCTTTTGGCAGTTTTAACATCCAGACCCAGGACCATTTCTTCTATCAATTGGGAATCTTTTCCATCTAAATTTGTGTCAGTGAATGAAACTCAGGGAGCTAAATTTGCAGAACCAACTGATCTTAGTATTTCCTCTGTAAATACCACTGATGAAGATAATAGATCCTTGCTAATTGCACCAAGTGTCAGCAAAGACATATCTTTATCGGATATGATGGAGGGCAGGCCATTAGATGAATCCTGTAAAATTAATAAGGTTGACGAGTCAGTATCTAGTGCCAGGGATCCTGATAAGGAGTTGACTGATACTACAATTGAATTGAATGATGTTAATTCAGCGGTAAAAATGCATGTGACAGATTTTTCATTTGAGTCCCAGAAAAGTCTATGCGAGGGGAATAACAAGTCCTTGCCTCTGAAGGTTGAAAAGAGCTCAAAGGATTTTGGTGATGAACAAAAGAATGAGAATATTCCGTCCTTAAAGCCACCTGCGGCGTTTCTTCTTTCTGCCATTACTGAGACAGGGTTAGTGAGCCTTCTGTCGCTATTAACAGCTGTCCTATTGCAGGCTAACAATAGGCTGTCCTCTGAGCAG GCCTCATATGTTCTTCCATCAAATTTCGAAGAAGTAGCAACTGGAGTATTAAAGGTGCTGAACAATCTGACACTTTTGGATATTACTCTTATGCAGAGAATGCTA CAACATAAGTCTTTTAACATCTCTCAACTGTGTCATCGACTCCCACATGAATTGTGTACAGGCTAG
- the LOC122654625 gene encoding uncharacterized protein LOC122654625 isoform X1, whose translation MENNSETGDDQGSGWFEVRKKHRTGSKLSIQNLVGGISSKSPSNSLRSRSFPNEKNGNSQANRKSQPSKAGADLASHLQVGHGNSFLVAEEAEKAGKCVAKHRVNQDLEHPNSSPVRLRPISGAGLESGTECVKKVTQEEKVDIVPKIKWGDLEDDALVLHCHNADQTKIKFGDIGDDTIVGSRKAVNSNDSLPCVPSCTDSQEEKRVVTLLCSNHVPDQLNSLVSRDESAEENHKEAVEISSKGMGMPDLVENSEEINHDTFGLVSNDSANVVRLNNPASQNCGVEEFPTPRSVEVLKDKSYDGALDISELPPLNEISSTDLGVQVSLSLPIQTISPEAPSDVLITAAAEECRASQCGTLNGDLPKIEIMTTLEEGESGESKERFRQRLWCFLFENLNRAIDELYLLCELECDLEQMKEAILVLEEAASDFNELNSRVEGFESVKRSSSMCSMQVNMKMDHRRPHALSWEVRRMTSSPHRAEILSSSLDAFKKIQQERASICPDLDARGLGTGYPNSDHVSAVDSRKSSQRNNVLVYGKESVIKLRKQNAILDLGQGILNGEKRNFVEGGQSSKAYSEQNGRMPLQRSTPDEASRVSLKDGPAASGVEKSVLKKDKLSMESKVEKNSKSVDSIKRQIPPDKEKAKDKRNMACWKSMDAWKERRNWEDILASPLRSYSRVSHSPGMSRKSVERARVLRDKLMSPEKKKKNALDLKKEAEEKHTRAMRIRSELENERVQRLQRTSEKLNRVNEWQAVRSMKLREGMYARHQRSESRHEAYLAEVVRRAGDESSKVNEVRFITSLNEENKKLMLRQKLQGSELRRAEKLLVMKSKQKEDMAREEAVVERRKLLEAEKLQRLAETQRKKEEAQIRREEERKASSAAREAKAIEQQRRKESRAKAQQEEAELLAQKLAERLSESEHRRKFYLEQIRERASMDFRDQSLPSLRRSANKEVQGRFASTNNDEDYQVNSISGVGGPAPGTGNAALQHSLKRRIKKIRQRLMALKYELPEPPVGAESAGIGYRSVLGTARAKIGRWLQELQRLRQARKEGAGSIGLIVGDIIKFLEGKETELHASRQAGLLDFIASALPASHTSRPETCQVTVYFLRLLRVVLSIPANRSYFLAQNLLPPIIPMLSAALENYIKIAASLNVPGSTNLSTSKMSMENFESISEVLEGYLWTVAMIIGHISSDERQLQMQDGLLELVISYQVIHHLRDLFALYDRPQMEGSPFPSSILLSLNLLAVLTSRPRTISSINWESFPSKFVSVNETQGAKFAEPTDLSISSVNTTDEDNRSLLIAPSVSKDISLSDMMEGRPLDESCKINKVDESVSSARDPDKELTDTTIELNDVNSAVKMHVTDFSFESQKSLCEGNNKSLPLKVEKSSKDFGDEQKNENIPSLKPPAAFLLSAITETGLVSLLSLLTAVLLQANNRLSSEQASYVLPSNFEEVATGVLKVLNNLTLLDITLMQRMLARPDLKMEFFHLMSFLLTHCTSKWKLATDQVGLLLLESLLLLAYFALFHPGNQAVLRWGKSPTILHKVCDLPFGFFSDPELMPILAGTLVAACYGCEQNKGVVQQELSTDMLLSLLRSCKSASPTTQSDSSPPDSSLMDDSCERNLSGSEPKKLQADGPVRSSRSNPRSTRVSSGKGNIVGNFTRIGKVKNQRDAKPMKKFEEWPLKHNRQASEPSFTLLLHHRFPSSFIDRAEEFFSEGIPNVQDE comes from the exons ATGGAGAACAATAGTGAAACTGGGGATGATCAAGGATCGGGATGGTTCGAAGTGAGAAAG AAGCATAGAACTGGTTCCAAGCTCTCTATACAAAATTTGGTGGGGGGAATTTCAAGCAAAAGCCCTTCTAATTCTCTGCGCAGTCGGTCCTTCCCAAATGAAAAGAACGGAAATTCACAGGCCAACAGGAAATCTCAACCTTCCAAAGCTGGGGCTGATTTGGCATCACATTTGCAGGTTGGTCATGGGAATTCTTTTTTGGTGGCCGAAGAAGCAGAGAAAGCTGGCAAATGTGTTGCTAAACATAGGGTTAATCAAGATTTGGAGCATCCCAACTCGTCTCCCGTTAGACTTAGACCCATTAGTGGTGCAGGTTTGGAGAGTGGAACCGAATGTGTTAAAAAAGTTACTCAGGAGGAAAAGGTGGATATAGTGCCCAAAATCAAGTGGGGCGATTTAGAAGATGATGCTTTGGTACTGCATTGCCACAATGCTgatcaaactaaaataaaatttggtgATATTGGGGATGATACCATAGTGGGTTCTAGAAAGGCTGTGAATTCCAATGATTCATTGCCATGTGTCCCTTCATGTACTGATTCTCAGGAGGAGAAACGGGTGGTAACACTTCTATGTTCAAATCATGTTCCTGATCAGTTGAATTCATTGGTTTCAAGGGATGAATCAGCTGAGGAGAATCATAAAGAGGCGGTAGAGATATCCTCTAAAGGTATGGGTATGCCAGATTTAGTTGAAAATTCGGAGGAGATTAACCATGATACCTTCGGACTCGTTAGTAATGACTCTGCTAATGTTGTGCGGTTGAACAATCCAGCTAGTCAAAACTGTGGTGTTGAAGAGTTTCCAACCCCTAGGTCTGTTGAAGTTCTGAAAGACAAATCTTATGATGGTGCTTTAGACATTTCTGAATTACCACCTTTAAATGAAATTTCAAGTACTGATCTGGGTGTTCAAGTTTCACTTTCACTTCCAATCCAAACTATTAGTCCTGAAGCTCCCAGTGATGTTTTAATAACAGCTGCTGCAGAAGAATGTAGAGCGTCACAATGTGGTACACTAAATGGGGATTTACCGAAGATTGAGATAATGACCACTTTAGAAGAGGGTGAATCAGGTGAAAGCAAAGAAAGATTTAGGCAACGGCTTTGGTGCTTTCTCTTTGAGAATCTTAACAGAGCCATAGATGAACTTTATCTTCTTTGTGAATTGGAATGTGATTTGGAGCAGATGAAAGAGGCCAttcttgttcttgaagaggCTGCATCTGATTTTAATGAACTAAATTCCAGAGTGGAAGGATTTGAGAGTGTAAAAAGATCTTCGTCAATGTGTTCGATGCAAGTGAACATGAAGATGGACCACCGCAGGCCACATGCTCTCTCCTGGGAG GTTCGAAGAATGACATCATCACCTCACAGAGCTGAAATACTGTCTTCATCTCTTGATGCTTTCAAGAAAATTCAACAGGAAAGAGCTAGCATTTGCCCAGATCTTGATGCAAGAGGCTTGGGAACTGGGTATCCAAATTCTGATCATGTTTCGGCTGTTGATTCGAGGAAGTCATCTCAGAGAAATAATGTATTAGTATATGGCAAAGAATCAGTAATAAAATTAAGGAAGCAGAATGCAATTTTGGATCTTGGTCAGGGCATCTTGAATGGAGAAAAGAGGAATTTTGTGGAAGGCGGCCAGTCAAGCAAAGCATATTCAGAGCAAAATGGACGCATGCCTCTGCAGAGATCCACTCCTGATGAAGCATCTCGGGTATCTTTGAAGGATGGCCCTGCTGCTTCTGGAGTGGAGAAGTCAGTTCTCAAAAAGGATAAATTGTCGATGGAAAGTAAGGTTGAGAAAAATTCGAAATCTGTGGATTCCATCAAAAGACAAATTCCACCTGACAAAGAGAAGGCAAAGGACAAGAGAAACATGGCATGTTGGAAATCCATGGATGcttggaaggagagaaggaattGGGAGGATATCCTTGCATCTCCACTGCGTAGCTATTCCCGTGTTTCACATTCACCAGGCATGAGCAGGAAAAGTGTGGAACGTGCACGGGTTTTGCGTGATAAACTAATGTCTccggaaaagaaaaagaagaatgctTTGGATTTGAAAAAGGAAGCGGAAGAAAAGCATACACGGGCAATGAGGATTAGAAGTGAGTTGGAGAACGAGAGAGTGCAAAGACTGCAGCGTACATCAGAGAAATTAAACCGTGTTAACGAATGGCAGGCAGTCCGCAGCATGAAGTTGCGGGAGGGAATGTATGCTCGCCACCAGCGTAGTGAATCACGGCACGAGGCTTATCTGGCTGAAGTTGTGCGAAGAGCTGGTGATGAAAGCAGTAAAGTCAATGAGGTCCGCTTCATTACTTCACTAAATGAAGAGAATAAAAAGCTTATGCTCCGACAGAAACTTCAAGGTTCAGAACTTAGGAGAGCTGAAAAGCTTCTGGTGATGAAGAGTAAACAGAAAGAGGATATGGCGAGGGAAGAAGCAGTGGTAGAACGTAGGAAACTCCTTGAAGCTGAAAAGCTGCAGCGACTTGCTGAGACACAgcggaagaaggaagaagctcaaataagaagagaagaggaacgCAAGGCCTCAAGTGCAGCACGTGAAGCAAAAGCCATAGAACAACAACGAAGAAAGGAATCCAGAGCCAAAGCCCAACAAGAGGAAGCTGAACTCTTAGCCCAAAAATTAGCAGAAAGACTTAGTGAAAGTGAACACCGTAGAAAGTTCTATCTAGAGCAAATACGGGAGAGAGCTTCAATGGATTTCAGAGACCAGTCATTGCCTTCACTACGCCGCTCTGCAAACAAGGAGGTCCAGGGTAGATTCGCATCAACCAACAATGATGAAGATTACCAAGTGAATAGCATTTCAGGTGTAGGAGGTCCTGCTCCGGGGACTGGCAATGCTGCACTGCAGCATTCTTTGAAGCGAAGGATTAAAAAAATTCGACAAAGACTGATGGCTCTTAAATATGAACTCCCTGAGCCTCCAGTTGGTGCTGAAAGTGCAGGTATTGGATATAGATCTGTATTGGGAACTGCACGGGCTAAAATTGGGAGATGGCTTCAGGAACTTCAAAGACTTAGGCAGGCCAGAAAGGAAGGGGCTGGAAGTATAGGATTAATAGTTGGAGACATAATCAAG TTTTTGGAGGGAAAGGAAACTGAACTTCATGCATCTCGCCAAGCTGGATTGCTTGACTTTATTGCTTCTGCACTGCCTGCATCTCACACATCGAGGCCTGAAACATGCCAGGTGACTGTATACTTTTTAAGACTTCTGAGGGTGGTACTCTCCATTCCTGCAAACAGGAGTTATTTTCTTGCACAAAATCTGTTGCCTCCAATTATCCCGATGCTTTCTGCAGCTCTTGAGAACTATATCAAGATTGCAGCTTCGTTGAATGTTCCTGGAAGCACCAACCTGTCGACGAGCAAAATGTCAATGGAGAATTTTGAGTCCATCTCTGAAGTGTTAGAAGGCTATTTATGGACTGTTGCTATGATTATTGGTCATATCTCCTCTGATGAGCGACAACTTCAAATGCAGGATGGTTTACTGGAGCTTGTGATTTCTTATCAAGTTATTCACCATCTTCGAGATCTCTTCGCTCTGTATGATAGGCCTCAGATGGAAGGGTCTCCTTTTCCTTCATCTATTCTACTTAGTTTAAATCTTTTGGCAGTTTTAACATCCAGACCCAGGACCATTTCTTCTATCAATTGGGAATCTTTTCCATCTAAATTTGTGTCAGTGAATGAAACTCAGGGAGCTAAATTTGCAGAACCAACTGATCTTAGTATTTCCTCTGTAAATACCACTGATGAAGATAATAGATCCTTGCTAATTGCACCAAGTGTCAGCAAAGACATATCTTTATCGGATATGATGGAGGGCAGGCCATTAGATGAATCCTGTAAAATTAATAAGGTTGACGAGTCAGTATCTAGTGCCAGGGATCCTGATAAGGAGTTGACTGATACTACAATTGAATTGAATGATGTTAATTCAGCGGTAAAAATGCATGTGACAGATTTTTCATTTGAGTCCCAGAAAAGTCTATGCGAGGGGAATAACAAGTCCTTGCCTCTGAAGGTTGAAAAGAGCTCAAAGGATTTTGGTGATGAACAAAAGAATGAGAATATTCCGTCCTTAAAGCCACCTGCGGCGTTTCTTCTTTCTGCCATTACTGAGACAGGGTTAGTGAGCCTTCTGTCGCTATTAACAGCTGTCCTATTGCAGGCTAACAATAGGCTGTCCTCTGAGCAG GCCTCATATGTTCTTCCATCAAATTTCGAAGAAGTAGCAACTGGAGTATTAAAGGTGCTGAACAATCTGACACTTTTGGATATTACTCTTATGCAGAGAATGCTA GCTAGACCAGACCTGAAAATGGAGTTCTTCCACTTAATGAGTTTCCTACTTACTCATTGCACAAGCAAGTGGAAACTAGCTACAGATCAG GTGGGTTTACTTCTTCTTGAATCCCTACTTCTTCTGGCTTACTTTGCTCTGTTCCATCCTGGAAATCAAGCAGTCCTTCGATGGGGTAAGAGCCCAACAATCCTTCACAAG GTCTGTGATCTTCCATTTGGATTCTTCAGTGACCCTGAGTTGATGCCCATCTTGGCTGGTACACTAGTGGCTGCCTGCTATGGGTGTGAACAGAACAAGGGTGTAGTTCAGCAGGAACTCAGTACAGATATGTTGTTATCTTTGCTCAGATCATGCAAAAGTGCATCGCCTACAACGCAATCTGATTCTTCACCCCCGGACTCTTCCTTGATGGATGATTCATGTGAGAGAAATCTGTCTGGCTCAGAACCTAAAAAGCTTCAAGCTGACGGCCCTGTAAGGTCAAGCCGTAGCAACCCAAGAAGCACTCGTGTTTCTTCAGGGAAGGGCAACATTGTGGGCAATTTTACTAGAATAGGTAAGGTGAAAAATCAGAGGGATGCTAAACCAAtgaaaaaatttgaagagtggccTCTCAAGCACAATCGTCAGGCATCTGAACCTTCCTTCACTTTGTTGTTGCACCATCGATTCCCTAGTAGCTTTATTGATCGGGCAGAGGAATTCTTCTCAGAAGGGATACCAAATGTGCAAGATGAATGA